A window from Equus caballus isolate H_3958 breed thoroughbred chromosome 8, TB-T2T, whole genome shotgun sequence encodes these proteins:
- the GLTP gene encoding glycolipid transfer protein isoform X1 — protein MWHPGQVDCLGSPVFTPIKADISGNITKIKAVYDTNPAKFRTLQNILEVEKEMYGAQWPKVGATLALMWLKRGLRFIQVFLQSICDGERDENHPNLIRVNATKAYEMALKKYHGWVVQKIFQAALYAAPYKSDFLKALSKGQAVTEEECLEKTRLFLVNFTATIDVIYEMYTKMNAELSYKV, from the exons ATTGCCTCGGGTCCCCAGTGTTTACTCCCATCAAGGCGGACATAAGTGGCAACATCACG aaaatcaaagctgTTTATGACACCAACCCAGCCAAGTTCCGGACGCTGCAGAACATCctggaggtggagaaggaaaTGTACGGGGCACAGTGGCCCAAAGTGGGGGCCACGCTGGCGCTGATGTGGCTGAAAAG AGGCCTCCGCTTCATCCAGGTCTTCCTCCAGAGCATCTGTGATGGGGAGCGGGACGAGAACCACCCCAACCTCATCCGCGTCAACGCCACCAAGGCCTACGAGATGGCCCTCAAGAAGTACCACGGCTGGGTGGTGCAGAAGATCTTCCAG GCAGCGCTGTACGCGGCGCCCTACAAGTCCGACTTCCTGAAGGCGCTCTCCAAGGGGCAGGCGGTGACGGAGGAGGAGTGCCTGGAGAAGACCCGCCTCTTCCTGGTCAACTTCACGGCCACCATCGATGTCATCTACGAGATGTACACCAAGATGAACGCCGAGCTCAGCTACAAGGTGTAG